A stretch of Electrophorus electricus isolate fEleEle1 chromosome 3, fEleEle1.pri, whole genome shotgun sequence DNA encodes these proteins:
- the kidins220b gene encoding kinase D-interacting substrate of 220 kDa B isoform X2: MDTTTSIKMTTMAIQNLFSYVEEENLAALKSHLDKFKEVDGRSDNGQTPLMLAAEQGSLEIVQELIRRGANVNLDDVDCWSALISAAKEGHVEVVRELLDNSAYIEHRDMGGWTALMWAAYKGRVEVTKVLLENAANPNTTGQYSVYPIIWAAGRGHAEIVKLLLEHGAKVNCSDKYGTTPLIWAARKGHLDCVMYLLENGADVDQEGANSMTALIVAVKGGYTEVVKELLKRNPNVNMTDKDGNTALMIAAKEGYTEIVQDLLDAGTYVNIPDRSGDTVLIGAVRGGHVEIVRALLHKYADIDIRGQDNKTALYWAVEKGNATMVRDILQCNPDTETTTKDSETPLIKATKMRNIDIVELLLDKGAKVSAVDKKGDTPLHIAIRGRSRRLAELLLRNPKDGRLLYKPNKAGETPYNIDCSHQKSILTQIFGARHLSPTESDGDMLGYDLYSSALADILSEPTMQPPICVGLYAQWGSGKSFLLKKLEDEMKTFAGQQIEPLFQFSWLVVFLSLMLCGSVALLLGFTVDPKLAIAVSLSLLALLYLFFVIVYFGSRREGESWNWAWVLSTRLARHMGYLELLLKLMFVNPPELPEQTTRALPVRFLFTDYNRLSSVGGETSMAEMIATLSDACEREFGFLASRLFRVFKTEDTQGKKKWKKTCCIPSFVIFLFILSCLITGMALLAIFKVDSRNQTLNAVLVAMASVVGLALLLNCRTWWQVMDSVLNSQRKRLHSAANRMHKLKSEGFMKVLKSEVELMAKMAKTIDSFTQNQTRLVVIIDGLDSCEQDKVLQMLDTVRVLFSKGPFISIFASDPHIIIKAINQNLNSVLRDSNINGHDYMRNIVHLPVFLNSRGLSSAKKMCAPAPANGDTGNPEGWHEELDRKLSQHSLGELSKLGSKTTLNRRDTYRRRQMQRSVTRQMSFDLTKLLVTEDWFSDISPQTMRRLLNIVSVTGRLLRANQITFNWDRLASWINLTEQWPYRTSWLILHLEETDGIPDQASLKTIYERISKNIPTTKDVEPLLEIDGDVRSFEVFLSSRTPVLAARDIRTFLPCTVNLDPKLREIIADVRAAREQMNMGGVTYPTLPLQDAAPRPTSIYSQQSSACSPTASYNGPYNPPGVSPQPHSAYYSGMAGPQHPFYNRPYFPHHVYLLPRQYASSTGHAHAPVPPRPLIKAACPRDASTAIFKVASLKKKQGTASVMSGTPSVLLSSMNTDMVCERVKVIEGIDQGMLAQYTATIKKANVNGRVLSQCNLDELKKEMNMNFGDWQLFRASVMEMRHVESQVLHEEAPSEQGSIMVGHSEPGRHRGAPGHSGPANADTSPMYNFNLSFEELSTVGLDEPTRHANPPWMSTTHRTPSMTSLNSQESSNDICKLTDKQQAEYRNAYQEYIASMAQLEAAGSGAEKPVQPHPGQFMHSGADDKNKDGGDQDGRKSYSKRGGGKPAVDATDYASTEGATLDPISEEDEKVDHGSSKTLLGRKTSGEKVGLFQSADLKLKAAGGLRYQKLTSDDEESEESDNAPLLKDGKKVEPRRVESEERPLAKGKEYLSDSMLDKKDSSDSGVRSNESSPNHSLQDEEADLSQSERTNLIELDEESLARKRGLPSSLSGLQDPAVARMSICSEDQCSLLASSPEESWPSSRSYNLNRTPSNNTLNNNTNVQQGNRPRQPTDGSNTTSSNTTSSEVIVTPASSTNTTTSTTQNENVRVVHLKRGLKPGDPPEICTVTSDTVTFGEERESIL; the protein is encoded by the exons ATGGACACCACCACCTCTATCAAGATGACCACTATGGCCATCCAGAACCTCTTCAGCTATGTAGAGGAGGAGAATCTGGCTGCCCTCAAATCACACCTGGATAAGTTCAAAGAGGTGGACGGGCGCAGTGAT AATGGACAGACTCCATTGATGTTGGCTGCAGAGCAGGGCAGTCTGGAGATAGTCCAGGAGCTCATCAGAAGAGGTGCCAATGTCAACTTGGATGATGTG GACTGCTGGTCGGCTCTGATCTCAGCAGCAAAGGAGGGGCATGTGGAGGTGGTAAGAGAGCTGCTGGACAACAGTGCTTACATTGAGCACCGAGATATG GGGGGCTGGACTGCTCTTATGTGGGCTGCATATAAAGGTCGGGTGGAGGTCACAAAGGTTCTTCTGGAGAATGCAGCCAACCCCAACACAACAGGACAG TATAGCGTATATCCCATCATCTGGGCTGCTGGCAGAGGCCATGCGGAAATTGTCAAGCTGCTGCTGGAACATGGAGCCAAAGTCAACTGCTCTGATAAG TATGGAACCACTCCCCTGATCTGGGCTGCCAGGAAGGGCCACCTTGACTGTGTTATGTACCTGCTGGAGAATGGTGCCGATGTTGACCAGGAGGGGGCG AATTCCATGACAGCTCTGATTGTGGCTGTGAAAGGGGGCTACACCGAGGTGGTGAAGGAGCTCCTGAAGAGGAACCCCAATGTGAACATGACCGATAAAGATGGCAACACGGCCCTCATGATCGCGGCTAAAGAGGGCTACACAGAGATAGTCCAGGACCTGCTGGACGCAGGCACTTACGTCAACATCCCCGACAGG AGTGGGGATACAGTGCTGATTGGAGCTGTGAGGGGTGGCCATGTTGAAATTGTAAGAGCCCTGTTGCATAAGTACGCTGACATTGACATCAGAGGACAG GACAATAAGACAGCTCTTTACTGGGCTGTGGAGAAGGGCAATGCCACCATGGTGAGAGACATCCTACAGTGTAACCCTGACACAGAGACCACCACCAAG GATTCCGAAACACCACTGATCAAGGCCACCAAGATGAGAAACATAGACATAGTGGAACTACTCCTGGATAAAGGGGCGAAAGTGTCTGCTGTGGATAAG AAAGGGGATACGCCTCTCCACATCGCCATACGTGGACGGAGCCGCAGGTTGGCTGAGCTTCTCCTCCGCAATCCTAAAGATGGCCGCCTGCTCTACAAGCCCAATAAGGCTGGAGAGACACCATACAACATCGACTGCAGCCACCAGAAAAGCATCCTCACTCAGATCTTCGGCGCCC GACACCTGTCCCCCACCGAGTCGGATGGGGACATGCTGGGCTATGACCTCTACAGCAGTGCCCTGGCAGACATCTTGAGTGAGCCCACCATGCAGCCACCCATCTGCGTAGGCCTGTATGCCCAGTGGGGCAGCGGCAAGTCCTTCCTGCTCAAGAAACTGGAAG ATGAGATGAAGACATTTGCCGGGCAGCAGATCGAAcctctcttccagttctcttgGCTGGTGGTTTTCCTGTCTCTCAtgctgtgtggctctgtggctCTGCTGCTTGGATTCACTGTGGACCCCAAACTGGCTATAGCTGTCTCCCTCAGCCTGCTGGCCCTGCTCTACCTATTCtttg TGATTGTGTACTTTGGGAGCAGGCGTGAGGGTGAGAGCTGGAACTGGGCCTGGGTTCTCAGTACCCGACTGGCGCGTCACATGGGTTACCTGGAGCTGCTGCTCAAGCTCATGTTTGTTAACCCGCCGGAGTTGCCGGAGCAGACCACGCGAGCTCTGCCTGTCAG GTTCCTGTTTACAGACTACAACAGACTGTCCAGCGTGGGTGGAGAGACCTCCATGGCTGAGATGATTGCCACTCTCTCAGACGCCTGTGAGAGGGAGTTTGGCTTCTTGGCCTCCAGACTCTTCAGGGTCTTCAAGACAGAGGACACTCAAG GCAAGAAAAAATGGAAGAAGACGTGCTGCATCCCGTCTTTCgtcatcttcctcttcatcctcagcTGCCTGATCACAGGTATGGCCTTGCTGGCCATCTTCAAGGTGGACAGCCGAAACCAGACGCTAAATGCTGTGCTGGTCGCCATGGCGAGCGTGGTAGGCCTGGCGCTGCTGCTCAACTGCCGCACGTGGTGGCAGGTGATGGACTCAGTGCTCAACTCGCAGAGGAAGAGGCTCCACAGTGCCGCCAACAGGATGCACAAGCTCAAGAGTGAAGGCTTCATGAAG GTGCTAAAAAGTGAGGTGGAGCTTATGGCTAAGATGGCGAAGACTATCGACAGCTTCACTCAGAACCAGACACGTTTAGTTGTCATAATCGATGGCTTGGATTCCTGTGAACAGGATAAAGTACTGCAGATGCTGGATACG GTGAGGGTGCTCTTCTCCAAAGGGCCCTTCATTTCCATCTTTGCTAGCGATCCTCACATCATCATCAAAGCCATCAACCAGAACCTGAATAGCGTACTGCGTGACTCCAACATCAACGGGCACGACTACATGCGCAACATTGTGCACTTGCCCGTCTTCCTCAATAGCCGCGGCCTCAGCAGCGCTAAGAAGATGTGTGCACCAGCGCCAGCTAACGGAGACACTGGCAACCCCGAGG GTTGGCATGAGGAGCTGGACAGGAAGCTGTCCCAGCACAGTCTGGGTGAACTCTCTAAGCTCGGCAGTAAGACCACTCTGAATCGCAGG gaCACATACCGGCGTCGTCAGATGCAGAGATCTGTCACGCGTCAGATGTCCTTTGACCTGACCAAGTTGCTGGTCACCGAGGACTGGTTCAGTGACATCAGCCCTCAGACCATGAGGAGGCTGCTGAACATCGTGTCCGTCACAG GCCGCCTGCTAAGGGCCAATCAGATCACTTTCAACTGGGACCGGCTGGCGTCCTGGATCAACCTGACGGAGCAGTGGCCCTACCGCACGTCCTGGCTCATCCTACACCTGGAGGAGACGGATGGGATCCCTGACCAGGCATCACTCAAAACCATCTATGAAAG GATTTCCAAGAACATTCCCACGACTAAAGATGTGGAGCCCTTGCTGGAGATCGATGGAGATGTACGGAGCTTTGAGGTGTTCCTGTCCTCACGCACCCCGGTGCTGGCTGCTCGAGACATCCGCACTTTCCTCCCCTGCACGGTCAACCTGGACCCAAAGCTCCGAGAGATCATAGCAG ACGTGCGTGCGGCTCGTGAGCAGATGAACATGGGCGGGGTCACCTATCCCACACTGCCCCTGCAGGATGCTGCTCCCCGCCCCACCTCCATCTACAGCCAGCAGTCCTCGGCCTGCTCACCCACGGCCTCCTACAACGGGCCTTACAACCCGCCCGGTGTGTCCCCTCAACCCCACAGTGCCTACTACAGCGGCATGGCCGGGCCTCAACATCCCTTCTACAACAGG CCATATTTCCCCCACCATGTTTACCTGCTGCCACGGCAATACGCCAGCAGCACTGGCCACGCCCACGCCCCCGTACCTCCACGCCCACTCATTAAAGCGGCCTGTCCCAGGGACGCTAGCACTGCAATC TTTAAGGTAGCGTCTTTGAAAAAGAAGCAG GGCACAGCCTCTGTGATGTCAGGCACACCATCTGTGCTGCTCAGCTCCATGAACACAGATATGGTTTGTGAGCGCGTCAAAGTAATAGAAGGCATCGACCAGGGCATGCTGGCCCAGTATACTGCTACCATCAAgaag GCCAATGTAAATGGCCGGGTTTTATCCCAGTGTAACCTGGATGAACTGAAGAAAGAGATGAACATGAACTTTGGAGACTGGCAACTCTTCAGAGCATCA GTGATGGAGATGCGTCACGTGGAGAGCCAGGTCTTGCACGAGGAGGCTCCCAGCGAGCAGGGCAGCATCATGGTGGGCCACAGTGAGCCAGGCAGGCATCGCGGAGCTCCAGGCCACAGCGGACCTGCTAACGCCGACACCTCGCCCATGTACAACTTCAATCTTAGCTTTGAGGAGCTCTCTACTGTGGGCCTGGATGAGCCAACCAGACATGCCAATCCACCATGGATG AGCACCACACACCGCACCCCCAGCATGACCAGCCTGAACTCTCAGGAATCCTCCAACGATATCTGCAAGCTCACTGACAAGCAGCAGGCAGAGTACCGAAATGCCTACCAAGAGTACATAGCCTCAATGGCTCAGCTGGAGGCGGCAGGCAGCGGGGCAGAGAAGCCCGTGCAACCCCATCCAGGCCAGTTTATGCACTCCGGCGCCGATGACAAAAACAAGGATGGTGGGGATCAAGATGGACGCAAGTCCTACTCCAAACGGGGGGGTGGGAAGCCAGCAGTGGACGCAACTGATTATGCCTCGACAGAGGGTGCCACTCTAGACCCCATCAGTGAGGAAGATGAGAAGGTCGACCATGGCTCCTCCAAAACCTTGCTGGGACGGAAGACCTCTGGAGAAAAGGTGGGTCTCTTCCAGAGTGCTGACCTGAAACTGAAGGCTGCAGGGGGTCTGCGATACCAGAAGCTGACCAGCGACGATGAGGAGTCGGAGGAATCTGACAATGCCCCACTGCTCAAGGATGGGAAGAAAGTAGAGCCCAGACGCGTTGAGAGTGAAGAGCGACCTTTGGCCAAAGGTAAGGAGTACCTCTCGGACAGCATGCTGGATAAAAAGGACTCGTCTGACTCGGGTGTCCGCTCTAACGAGAGCTCACCCAATCACTCTCTGCAAGATGAGGAGGCTGACTTATCGCAGTCTGAGAGGACCAACCTGATTGAGCTGGATGAGGAGAGCCTAGCCCGCAAGAGAGGCCTGCCTAGCAGCCTGAGTGGCCTCCAGGACCCAGCAGTCGCACGCATGTCTATTTGCTCTGAAGACCAGTGCAGTCTCTTGGCCAGCAGTCCTGAGGAAAGCTGGCCTTCCTCCAGAAGTTACAACCTCAACCGCACACCCAGCAACAACACCCTCAACAACAACACCAACGTGCAGCAGGGAAACCGCCCGCGTCAGCCAACTGATGGTTCTAACACCACCTCCTCCAACACCACTAGCAGTGAGGTTATTGTAACTCCTGCTtccagcaccaacaccaccacatccaCCACGCAGAATGAGAATGTTCGTGTGGTGCACCTGAAGAGAGGTCTAAAGCCAGGAGACCCACCTGAGATCTGCACTGTGACCTCCGACACGGTCACCTTCGGGGAGGAGCGTGAGAGCATCCTGTGA
- the kidins220b gene encoding kinase D-interacting substrate of 220 kDa B isoform X5, with the protein MDTTTSIKMTTMAIQNLFSYVEEENLAALKSHLDKFKEVDGRSDNGQTPLMLAAEQGSLEIVQELIRRGANVNLDDVDCWSALISAAKEGHVEVVRELLDNSAYIEHRDMGGWTALMWAAYKGRVEVTKVLLENAANPNTTGQQYSVYPIIWAAGRGHAEIVKLLLEHGAKVNCSDKYGTTPLIWAARKGHLDCVMYLLENGADVDQEGANSMTALIVAVKGGYTEVVKELLKRNPNVNMTDKDGNTALMIAAKEGYTEIVQDLLDAGTYVNIPDRSGDTVLIGAVRGGHVEIVRALLHKYADIDIRGQDNKTALYWAVEKGNATMVRDILQCNPDTETTTKDSETPLIKATKMRNIDIVELLLDKGAKVSAVDKKGDTPLHIAIRGRSRRLAELLLRNPKDGRLLYKPNKAGETPYNIDCSHQKSILTQIFGARHLSPTESDGDMLGYDLYSSALADILSEPTMQPPICVGLYAQWGSGKSFLLKKLEDEMKTFAGQQIEPLFQFSWLVVFLSLMLCGSVALLLGFTVDPKLAIAVSLSLLALLYLFFVIVYFGSRREGESWNWAWVLSTRLARHMGYLELLLKLMFVNPPELPEQTTRALPVRFLFTDYNRLSSVGGETSMAEMIATLSDACEREFGFLASRLFRVFKTEDTQGKKKWKKTCCIPSFVIFLFILSCLITGMALLAIFKVDSRNQTLNAVLVAMASVVGLALLLNCRTWWQVMDSVLNSQRKRLHSAANRMHKLKSEGFMKVLKSEVELMAKMAKTIDSFTQNQTRLVVIIDGLDSCEQDKVLQMLDTVRVLFSKGPFISIFASDPHIIIKAINQNLNSVLRDSNINGHDYMRNIVHLPVFLNSRGLSSAKKMCAPAPANGDTGNPEGWHEELDRKLSQHSLGELSKLGSKTTLNRRDTYRRRQMQRSVTRQMSFDLTKLLVTEDWFSDISPQTMRRLLNIVSVTGRLLRANQITFNWDRLASWINLTEQWPYRTSWLILHLEETDGIPDQASLKTIYERISKNIPTTKDVEPLLEIDGDVRSFEVFLSSRTPVLAARDIRTFLPCTVNLDPKLREIIADVRAAREQMNMGGVTYPTLPLQDAAPRPTSIYSQQSSACSPTASYNGPYNPPGVSPQPHSAYYSGMAGPQHPFYNRGTASVMSGTPSVLLSSMNTDMVCERVKVIEGIDQGMLAQYTATIKKANVNGRVLSQCNLDELKKEMNMNFGDWQLFRASVMEMRHVESQVLHEEAPSEQGSIMVGHSEPGRHRGAPGHSGPANADTSPMYNFNLSFEELSTVGLDEPTRHANPPWMSTTHRTPSMTSLNSQESSNDICKLTDKQQAEYRNAYQEYIASMAQLEAAGSGAEKPVQPHPGQFMHSGADDKNKDGGDQDGRKSYSKRGGGKPAVDATDYASTEGATLDPISEEDEKVDHGSSKTLLGRKTSGEKVGLFQSADLKLKAAGGLRYQKLTSDDEESEESDNAPLLKDGKKVEPRRVESEERPLAKGKEYLSDSMLDKKDSSDSGVRSNESSPNHSLQDEEADLSQSERTNLIELDEESLARKRGLPSSLSGLQDPAVARMSICSEDQCSLLASSPEESWPSSRSYNLNRTPSNNTLNNNTNVQQGNRPRQPTDGSNTTSSNTTSSEVIVTPASSTNTTTSTTQNENVRVVHLKRGLKPGDPPEICTVTSDTVTFGEERESIL; encoded by the exons ATGGACACCACCACCTCTATCAAGATGACCACTATGGCCATCCAGAACCTCTTCAGCTATGTAGAGGAGGAGAATCTGGCTGCCCTCAAATCACACCTGGATAAGTTCAAAGAGGTGGACGGGCGCAGTGAT AATGGACAGACTCCATTGATGTTGGCTGCAGAGCAGGGCAGTCTGGAGATAGTCCAGGAGCTCATCAGAAGAGGTGCCAATGTCAACTTGGATGATGTG GACTGCTGGTCGGCTCTGATCTCAGCAGCAAAGGAGGGGCATGTGGAGGTGGTAAGAGAGCTGCTGGACAACAGTGCTTACATTGAGCACCGAGATATG GGGGGCTGGACTGCTCTTATGTGGGCTGCATATAAAGGTCGGGTGGAGGTCACAAAGGTTCTTCTGGAGAATGCAGCCAACCCCAACACAACAGGACAG CAGTATAGCGTATATCCCATCATCTGGGCTGCTGGCAGAGGCCATGCGGAAATTGTCAAGCTGCTGCTGGAACATGGAGCCAAAGTCAACTGCTCTGATAAG TATGGAACCACTCCCCTGATCTGGGCTGCCAGGAAGGGCCACCTTGACTGTGTTATGTACCTGCTGGAGAATGGTGCCGATGTTGACCAGGAGGGGGCG AATTCCATGACAGCTCTGATTGTGGCTGTGAAAGGGGGCTACACCGAGGTGGTGAAGGAGCTCCTGAAGAGGAACCCCAATGTGAACATGACCGATAAAGATGGCAACACGGCCCTCATGATCGCGGCTAAAGAGGGCTACACAGAGATAGTCCAGGACCTGCTGGACGCAGGCACTTACGTCAACATCCCCGACAGG AGTGGGGATACAGTGCTGATTGGAGCTGTGAGGGGTGGCCATGTTGAAATTGTAAGAGCCCTGTTGCATAAGTACGCTGACATTGACATCAGAGGACAG GACAATAAGACAGCTCTTTACTGGGCTGTGGAGAAGGGCAATGCCACCATGGTGAGAGACATCCTACAGTGTAACCCTGACACAGAGACCACCACCAAG GATTCCGAAACACCACTGATCAAGGCCACCAAGATGAGAAACATAGACATAGTGGAACTACTCCTGGATAAAGGGGCGAAAGTGTCTGCTGTGGATAAG AAAGGGGATACGCCTCTCCACATCGCCATACGTGGACGGAGCCGCAGGTTGGCTGAGCTTCTCCTCCGCAATCCTAAAGATGGCCGCCTGCTCTACAAGCCCAATAAGGCTGGAGAGACACCATACAACATCGACTGCAGCCACCAGAAAAGCATCCTCACTCAGATCTTCGGCGCCC GACACCTGTCCCCCACCGAGTCGGATGGGGACATGCTGGGCTATGACCTCTACAGCAGTGCCCTGGCAGACATCTTGAGTGAGCCCACCATGCAGCCACCCATCTGCGTAGGCCTGTATGCCCAGTGGGGCAGCGGCAAGTCCTTCCTGCTCAAGAAACTGGAAG ATGAGATGAAGACATTTGCCGGGCAGCAGATCGAAcctctcttccagttctcttgGCTGGTGGTTTTCCTGTCTCTCAtgctgtgtggctctgtggctCTGCTGCTTGGATTCACTGTGGACCCCAAACTGGCTATAGCTGTCTCCCTCAGCCTGCTGGCCCTGCTCTACCTATTCtttg TGATTGTGTACTTTGGGAGCAGGCGTGAGGGTGAGAGCTGGAACTGGGCCTGGGTTCTCAGTACCCGACTGGCGCGTCACATGGGTTACCTGGAGCTGCTGCTCAAGCTCATGTTTGTTAACCCGCCGGAGTTGCCGGAGCAGACCACGCGAGCTCTGCCTGTCAG GTTCCTGTTTACAGACTACAACAGACTGTCCAGCGTGGGTGGAGAGACCTCCATGGCTGAGATGATTGCCACTCTCTCAGACGCCTGTGAGAGGGAGTTTGGCTTCTTGGCCTCCAGACTCTTCAGGGTCTTCAAGACAGAGGACACTCAAG GCAAGAAAAAATGGAAGAAGACGTGCTGCATCCCGTCTTTCgtcatcttcctcttcatcctcagcTGCCTGATCACAGGTATGGCCTTGCTGGCCATCTTCAAGGTGGACAGCCGAAACCAGACGCTAAATGCTGTGCTGGTCGCCATGGCGAGCGTGGTAGGCCTGGCGCTGCTGCTCAACTGCCGCACGTGGTGGCAGGTGATGGACTCAGTGCTCAACTCGCAGAGGAAGAGGCTCCACAGTGCCGCCAACAGGATGCACAAGCTCAAGAGTGAAGGCTTCATGAAG GTGCTAAAAAGTGAGGTGGAGCTTATGGCTAAGATGGCGAAGACTATCGACAGCTTCACTCAGAACCAGACACGTTTAGTTGTCATAATCGATGGCTTGGATTCCTGTGAACAGGATAAAGTACTGCAGATGCTGGATACG GTGAGGGTGCTCTTCTCCAAAGGGCCCTTCATTTCCATCTTTGCTAGCGATCCTCACATCATCATCAAAGCCATCAACCAGAACCTGAATAGCGTACTGCGTGACTCCAACATCAACGGGCACGACTACATGCGCAACATTGTGCACTTGCCCGTCTTCCTCAATAGCCGCGGCCTCAGCAGCGCTAAGAAGATGTGTGCACCAGCGCCAGCTAACGGAGACACTGGCAACCCCGAGG GTTGGCATGAGGAGCTGGACAGGAAGCTGTCCCAGCACAGTCTGGGTGAACTCTCTAAGCTCGGCAGTAAGACCACTCTGAATCGCAGG gaCACATACCGGCGTCGTCAGATGCAGAGATCTGTCACGCGTCAGATGTCCTTTGACCTGACCAAGTTGCTGGTCACCGAGGACTGGTTCAGTGACATCAGCCCTCAGACCATGAGGAGGCTGCTGAACATCGTGTCCGTCACAG GCCGCCTGCTAAGGGCCAATCAGATCACTTTCAACTGGGACCGGCTGGCGTCCTGGATCAACCTGACGGAGCAGTGGCCCTACCGCACGTCCTGGCTCATCCTACACCTGGAGGAGACGGATGGGATCCCTGACCAGGCATCACTCAAAACCATCTATGAAAG GATTTCCAAGAACATTCCCACGACTAAAGATGTGGAGCCCTTGCTGGAGATCGATGGAGATGTACGGAGCTTTGAGGTGTTCCTGTCCTCACGCACCCCGGTGCTGGCTGCTCGAGACATCCGCACTTTCCTCCCCTGCACGGTCAACCTGGACCCAAAGCTCCGAGAGATCATAGCAG ACGTGCGTGCGGCTCGTGAGCAGATGAACATGGGCGGGGTCACCTATCCCACACTGCCCCTGCAGGATGCTGCTCCCCGCCCCACCTCCATCTACAGCCAGCAGTCCTCGGCCTGCTCACCCACGGCCTCCTACAACGGGCCTTACAACCCGCCCGGTGTGTCCCCTCAACCCCACAGTGCCTACTACAGCGGCATGGCCGGGCCTCAACATCCCTTCTACAACAGG GGCACAGCCTCTGTGATGTCAGGCACACCATCTGTGCTGCTCAGCTCCATGAACACAGATATGGTTTGTGAGCGCGTCAAAGTAATAGAAGGCATCGACCAGGGCATGCTGGCCCAGTATACTGCTACCATCAAgaag GCCAATGTAAATGGCCGGGTTTTATCCCAGTGTAACCTGGATGAACTGAAGAAAGAGATGAACATGAACTTTGGAGACTGGCAACTCTTCAGAGCATCA GTGATGGAGATGCGTCACGTGGAGAGCCAGGTCTTGCACGAGGAGGCTCCCAGCGAGCAGGGCAGCATCATGGTGGGCCACAGTGAGCCAGGCAGGCATCGCGGAGCTCCAGGCCACAGCGGACCTGCTAACGCCGACACCTCGCCCATGTACAACTTCAATCTTAGCTTTGAGGAGCTCTCTACTGTGGGCCTGGATGAGCCAACCAGACATGCCAATCCACCATGGATG AGCACCACACACCGCACCCCCAGCATGACCAGCCTGAACTCTCAGGAATCCTCCAACGATATCTGCAAGCTCACTGACAAGCAGCAGGCAGAGTACCGAAATGCCTACCAAGAGTACATAGCCTCAATGGCTCAGCTGGAGGCGGCAGGCAGCGGGGCAGAGAAGCCCGTGCAACCCCATCCAGGCCAGTTTATGCACTCCGGCGCCGATGACAAAAACAAGGATGGTGGGGATCAAGATGGACGCAAGTCCTACTCCAAACGGGGGGGTGGGAAGCCAGCAGTGGACGCAACTGATTATGCCTCGACAGAGGGTGCCACTCTAGACCCCATCAGTGAGGAAGATGAGAAGGTCGACCATGGCTCCTCCAAAACCTTGCTGGGACGGAAGACCTCTGGAGAAAAGGTGGGTCTCTTCCAGAGTGCTGACCTGAAACTGAAGGCTGCAGGGGGTCTGCGATACCAGAAGCTGACCAGCGACGATGAGGAGTCGGAGGAATCTGACAATGCCCCACTGCTCAAGGATGGGAAGAAAGTAGAGCCCAGACGCGTTGAGAGTGAAGAGCGACCTTTGGCCAAAGGTAAGGAGTACCTCTCGGACAGCATGCTGGATAAAAAGGACTCGTCTGACTCGGGTGTCCGCTCTAACGAGAGCTCACCCAATCACTCTCTGCAAGATGAGGAGGCTGACTTATCGCAGTCTGAGAGGACCAACCTGATTGAGCTGGATGAGGAGAGCCTAGCCCGCAAGAGAGGCCTGCCTAGCAGCCTGAGTGGCCTCCAGGACCCAGCAGTCGCACGCATGTCTATTTGCTCTGAAGACCAGTGCAGTCTCTTGGCCAGCAGTCCTGAGGAAAGCTGGCCTTCCTCCAGAAGTTACAACCTCAACCGCACACCCAGCAACAACACCCTCAACAACAACACCAACGTGCAGCAGGGAAACCGCCCGCGTCAGCCAACTGATGGTTCTAACACCACCTCCTCCAACACCACTAGCAGTGAGGTTATTGTAACTCCTGCTtccagcaccaacaccaccacatccaCCACGCAGAATGAGAATGTTCGTGTGGTGCACCTGAAGAGAGGTCTAAAGCCAGGAGACCCACCTGAGATCTGCACTGTGACCTCCGACACGGTCACCTTCGGGGAGGAGCGTGAGAGCATCCTGTGA